The Lycium ferocissimum isolate CSIRO_LF1 chromosome 10, AGI_CSIRO_Lferr_CH_V1, whole genome shotgun sequence genome window below encodes:
- the LOC132034917 gene encoding uncharacterized mitochondrial protein AtMg00810-like, giving the protein MNINEKLQRADGTEKANSRLFRSLVGGLNYLTHTRPDIAFSVSVVSRFLQSPPKQNFGVAKRILRDVAGIIDFGNWYSKASNFRLVGFIDSDWAGCLDDRKSTSVVKPGTWFESVTWSSKKQKTVDLSSSKRSTQKQL; this is encoded by the coding sequence ATGAATATCAATGAGAAGTTGCAGCGTGCAGATGGAACTGAGAAAGCAAATTCAAGATTGTTTAGAAGTTTAGTTGGTGGCTTAAATTATCTAACACACACTAGACCTGACATTGCCTTTTCTGTTAGTGTTGTGTCCAGATTTTTGCAAAGTCCACCAAAGCAAAACTTTggtgttgcaaaaagaattctTCGCGATGTTGCTGGAATAATAGACTTTGGTAATTGGTATTCTAAAGCGTCAAATTTCAGATTGGTTGGCTTCATTGACAGTGATTGGGCAGGCTGCTTGGATGATCGGAAGAGCACTTCCGTAGTCAAGCCGGGCACTTGGTTCGAGTCAGTGACATGGAGTTCAAAGAAGCAGAAGACAGTAGATTTGTCATCATCTAAGCGGAGTACACAGAAGCAACTTTAG